In one Erinaceus europaeus chromosome 3, mEriEur2.1, whole genome shotgun sequence genomic region, the following are encoded:
- the SH3TC1 gene encoding SH3 domain and tetratricopeptide repeat-containing protein 1 isoform X2 — MVAMEGTRETPGGDNGSQSPAAEEAGTAGYTGAAPGAPLAGAPSPSKMAGYPTDLTLRLLAVRTRSGQPDPQLQGVLRRRLRLLEGDSREVALALGELSARLLSIHSDQDRLVVSFKTFEEVRKFSIYHDLGLTHSCLEGLLVDEAFWLEPLQGAETAAIRVLVDQEALRLMQESLLVQDGSYFLLTADHQVRLAAGPLGTDVAFRDPRRTVGAAQGEETPPAAAQPPSPCTPPEEAPRLLAPFHQWALRGPWDPLEDLLGEPEAPGTLELAMGLATALTDCQASAPEDVSFWAGDQLELLGVQVPGLAWCLCRHTASGQVGFARTSDFRAQSLMTAPHEDIFLSEEEHCFFSKEASFTQEDAQRLLARTSGEVTSLQYTLDRLELGETEPQEEQETPPAGLRPDPQETLQRVRTVLERCQSRWTRPEEPEPWGLPPAPAPSSPDAEEPPFRLDAEADWTSPEALGPLDAPGCLAGFRGLYALCPRALGAAFPGLDDRRLAEALARARVTAKRAGLGMARARLCFLLGALCLRGLKLSQARVYLDEALAALAGRPGDPGLLAAAYAGLAWVLLRQRNAARCARVLPKAWALLLGLPGLRGWPAPRAPLLALALRAAVAAGSRWAETRACFLLAAHHLDAGQPERARPFLERLVLLVPVGDPPWTAGAFLLLAATYGRESLPRLALACLRAASLRAPRPLPAALRGLALALEHGPPAHAAPFLREALDAGPGRPLTGALCASLARLHAQHGQLGRAVAFTVRAAEAETSVRRAVDHLTALAQLLVLSGRSPGALDILEAVLEAAVASEDQEGVVANMLGIALARTGRTQRAAESYYRALRAAQTQGRRREQAVVLANLGALYERGGAVRLGAHCLQEAVWRFSRLPGAGAGPDFSHVLLRLGRLLARRGLVRRAQCYHEWALLVALDSGHLHSQLQMVQALSHFHSAVRPDATQNLVCLEFQLALAGRLGDKALEARLLGAIGQLYLALGTQRAFRAALDYTKRGLAVSIDLRDRAQEARGWLTAGRLYYGLRQGELVDLYLQVAQDAALSTADAHLALEVFEAAGDIFFNGRWEREKAASFYRDRALPLAVSTGSREAELRLCNKLAALLAELDTPREGLEFAHGALALSVSLGHQLNERVACHRLGTLHRRLGEAELAEHFLLRALALGSWPLQPPEDSLYYLRAYRVLGDLIFHELKDPLDAAGYYQLALAAAVDLGSKRAQEQLCWRLAAVHHHFLGDRAASLAFYRQARAFASELRERRVCGRAPWTVPGPPP; from the exons ATGGTGGCCATGGAGGGGACCCGGGAGACGCCAGGAGGCGACAATGGCTCCCAGAGCCCGGCAGCGGAGGAAGCAGGGACTGCGGGGTACACAG GTGCTGCCCCTGGGGCACCCCTGGCCGGTGCGCCCTCTCCCAGCAAGATGGCGGGGTACCCCACAG ACCTGACCCTGCGGCTGCTGGCCGTGCGGACGAGGAGTGGACAGCCAGACCCCCAGCTCCAGGGCGTCCTGAGGAGACGCCTCAGACTGCTGGAGGGTGACAGCCGGGAGGTGGCCCTGGCTCTGGGG GAGCTGTCTGCCCGGCTGCTGTCCATCCACAGTGACCAGGACCGGCTGGTGGTGAGCTTCAAGACCTTTGAGGAGGTCCGGAAATTCTCCATCTACCACGACCTGG GCCTCACACACAGCTGTCTGGAGGGTCTGCTGGTGGATGAAGCCTTCTGGCTGGAGCCTCTGCAGGGGGCTGAGACAGCTGCCATCAGGGTGCTGGTGGACCAGGAAGCCCTGAGGCTGATGCAGGAGAGCCTGTTGGTccaggatg GGTCCTACTTCCTCCTTACGGCTGACCACCAAGTGCGCTTGGCCGCCGGCCCCCTTGGTACAGATGTGGCCTTCCGGGACCCCAGGAGGACTGTGGGGGCCGCACAGGGAGAGGAGACACCCCCAGCGgccgcccagccccccagcccctgcacaccCCCCGAGGAGGCCCCGCGGCTCCTGGCACCCTTCCATCA GTGGGCACTCAGGGGCCCCTGGGACCCCCTCGAGGACCTGCTGGGTGAGCCTGAGGCTCCGGGCACCCTGGAGCTGG CTATGGGCCTGGCCACCGCACTGACTGACTGCCAGGCCTCGGCCCCCGAGGACGTGAGCTTCTGGGCGGGTGACCAGCTGGAGTTGCTGGGCGTCCAGGTGCCCGGCCTGGCCTGGTGTCTCTGTCGCCACACGGCCTCGGGCCAGGTGGGCTTCGCAAGGACAAGTGACTTCCGGGCCCAGAGCCTCATGACAGC GCCACACGAGGACATCTTCCTCAGTGAGGAGGAGCACTGCTTCTTCAGCAAGGAGGCCAGTTTCACACAAGAGGACGCCCAGCGGCTGCTGGCCAGGACCTCGGGCGAGGTCACATCCCTGCAGTACACGCTGG ACAGACTGGAATTGGGTGAAACGGAGCCCCAGGAAGAACAAG AAACGCCCCCCGCTGGCCTGCGCCCGGACCCCCAGGAGaccctgcagagggtgaggaCCGTCCTAGAGCGCTGCCAATCCCGCTGGACGCGGCCAGAGGAGCCGGAACCCTGGGGCCTCCCCCCTGCGCCTGCCCCCAGCTCGCCCGACGCTGAGGAGCCCCCCTTCCGGCTGGACGCAGAAGCCGACTGGACGTCCCCCGAGGCCCTGGGGCCCCTGGACGCACCCGGGTGCCTGGCTGGCTTCCGCGGGCTGTACGCGCTGTGCCCGCGGGCGCTGGGGGCCGCCTTCCCGGGCCTGGACGACCGGCGACTGGCGGAGGCGCTGGCGCGGGCGCGGGTGACGGCCAAGCGGGCGGGGCTGGGCATGGCGCGGGCACGGCTGTGCTTCCTGCTGGGCGCCCTGTGTCTGCGCGGCCTCAAGCTCTCGCAGGCCCGCGTGTATCTGGACGAGGCGCTGGCCGCGCTGGCCGGACGGCCCGGGGACCCGGGGCTGCTGGCGGCCGCCTACGCCGGCCTGGCCTGGGTGCTGCTGCGGCAAAGGAACGCCGCCCGGTGTGCCCGGGTGCTGCCCAAGGCCTGGGCACTGCTGCTGGGCCTGCCGGGCCTGCGGGGGtggcccgcgccccgcgccccgctccTCGCGCTGGCCCTGCGGGCCGCCGTGGCCGCCGGCAGCCGCTGGGCCGAGACCCGGGCCTGCTTCCTGCTGGCCGCCCACCACCTGGACGCCGGGCAGCCGGAGCGGGCGAGGCCATTCTTGGAGCGGCTGGTGCTGCTGGTGCCCGTGGGGGACCCGCCCTGGACTGCTGGTGCCttcctgctcctggcggccacctACGGCCGCGAAAGCCTGCCTCGCCTGGCCCTGGCGTGTCTGCGGGCGGCCTCCCTGCGGGCCCCCCGCCCGCTGCCCGCAGCCCTTCGcggcctggccctggccctggagcACGGCCCGCCCGCCCACGCCGCCCCCTTCCTGCGGGAGGCTCTGGACGCCGGCCCGGGGCGGCCGCTGACCGGGGCTCTCTGTGCCAGCCTGGCCAGGCTGCATGCCCAGCACGGGCAGCTCGGACGGGCCGTGGCCTTCACCGTGAGGGCGGCCGAGGCCGAGACCAGCGTCCGGCGGGCCGTGGACCACCTGACAGCCCTTGCCCAGCTGCTTGTGCTCAGTGGGCGCAGCCCGGGGGCCCTGGACATCCTGGAGGCCGTCCTGGAGGCGGCGGTGGCCAGTGAGGACCAGGAGGGCGTGGTGGCCAACATGCTGGGCATCGCCCTGGCGCGGACAGGCCGGACGCAGCGGGCGGCAGAGAGCTACTACAGAGCCCTGCGGGCCGCACAGACCCAGGGCCGGCGGCGGGAGCAGGCGGTGGTGCTGGCCAACCTGGGGGCCCTGTACGAGCGCGGGGGTGCCGTGCGGCTGGGTGCCCACTGCCTGCAGGAAGCCGTCTGGCGCTTCTCGCGGCTGCCGGGTGCGGGGGCCGGCCCCGACTTCAGTCACGTCCTCCTGCGGCTTGGACGCCTCCTGGCCCGCCGGGGCCTCGTCCGCCGTGCCCAGTGCTATCACGAGTGGGCCCTCCTGGTGGCCCTGGACTCCGGCCACCTACACA GCCAGCTGCAGATGGTGCAGGCGCTGAGTCACTTCCACAGCGCCGTGCGGCCGGACGCCACGCAGAACCTGGTGTGCCTGGAGTTCCAGCTGGCGCTGGCCGGCCGGCTGGGGGACAAGGCGCTGGAAGCACGGCTGCTGGGCGCCATCGGGCAGCTGTACCTGGCGCTGGGCACCCAGAG agCCTTCCGCGCGGCGCTGGACTACACCAAGCGCGGCCTGGCCGTGTCCATCGACCTGCGCGACAGGGCCCAGGAGGCCCGCGGCTGGCTGACCGCCGGGCGGCTCTACTATGGCCTGCGGCAGGGCGAGCTGGTGGACCTGTACCTGCAG GTGGCCCAGGACGCAGCCCTGTCCACGGCTGACGCCCACCTGGCGCTGGAGGTGTTCGAGGCAGCTGGAGACATCTTCTTCAATGGGCGCTGGGAGCGGGAGAAGGCCGCGTCCTTCTACAGG GACCGGGCCCTGCCCTTGGCCGTGAGCACGGGCAGCCGGGAGGCCGAGCTGCGACTGTGCAACAAGCTGGCGGCGCTGCTGGCGGAGCTGGACACGCCGCGGGAGGGGCTGGAGTTTGCACACGGCGCCCTGGCCCTCAGCGTCAGCCTGG GGCACCAGCTGAACGAGCGAGTGGCCTGTCACCGCCTGGGGACCCTGCACCGGAGGCTGGGCGAGGCAGAGCTGGCCGAACACTTCCTGCTCCGGGCCCTGGCGCTGGGCTCCTGGCCGCTGCAGCCGCCGGAAGACTCTCTCTACTACCTCCGGGCCTACCGGGTGCTGGGAGACCTCATCTTCCACGAGCTCAAG GACCCCCTGGACGCGGCGGGGTACTACCAGCTGGCGCTGGCGGCTGCCGTGGACCTGGGCAGCAAGCGGGCACAGGAGCAACTGTGCTGGCGCCTGGCCGCCGTCCACCACCACTTCCTGGGTGACCGGGCCGCCTCCCTGGCCTTCTACCGGCAGGCCCGAGCCTTTGCCAGCGAGCTCCGGGAACGGCGCGTCTGCGGGAGGGCCCCCTGGACGGTGCCTGGGCCCCCACCCTGA
- the SH3TC1 gene encoding SH3 domain and tetratricopeptide repeat-containing protein 1 isoform X1 translates to MVTSLSPGAAPGAPLAGAPSPSKMAGYPTDLTLRLLAVRTRSGQPDPQLQGVLRRRLRLLEGDSREVALALGELSARLLSIHSDQDRLVVSFKTFEEVRKFSIYHDLGLTHSCLEGLLVDEAFWLEPLQGAETAAIRVLVDQEALRLMQESLLVQDGSYFLLTADHQVRLAAGPLGTDVAFRDPRRTVGAAQGEETPPAAAQPPSPCTPPEEAPRLLAPFHQMRCFLAAREGWKLTPHVPWTQLGGGPPAPFPVPSRWALRGPWDPLEDLLGEPEAPGTLELAMGLATALTDCQASAPEDVSFWAGDQLELLGVQVPGLAWCLCRHTASGQVGFARTSDFRAQSLMTAPHEDIFLSEEEHCFFSKEASFTQEDAQRLLARTSGEVTSLQYTLDRLELGETEPQEEQETPPAGLRPDPQETLQRVRTVLERCQSRWTRPEEPEPWGLPPAPAPSSPDAEEPPFRLDAEADWTSPEALGPLDAPGCLAGFRGLYALCPRALGAAFPGLDDRRLAEALARARVTAKRAGLGMARARLCFLLGALCLRGLKLSQARVYLDEALAALAGRPGDPGLLAAAYAGLAWVLLRQRNAARCARVLPKAWALLLGLPGLRGWPAPRAPLLALALRAAVAAGSRWAETRACFLLAAHHLDAGQPERARPFLERLVLLVPVGDPPWTAGAFLLLAATYGRESLPRLALACLRAASLRAPRPLPAALRGLALALEHGPPAHAAPFLREALDAGPGRPLTGALCASLARLHAQHGQLGRAVAFTVRAAEAETSVRRAVDHLTALAQLLVLSGRSPGALDILEAVLEAAVASEDQEGVVANMLGIALARTGRTQRAAESYYRALRAAQTQGRRREQAVVLANLGALYERGGAVRLGAHCLQEAVWRFSRLPGAGAGPDFSHVLLRLGRLLARRGLVRRAQCYHEWALLVALDSGHLHSQLQMVQALSHFHSAVRPDATQNLVCLEFQLALAGRLGDKALEARLLGAIGQLYLALGTQRAFRAALDYTKRGLAVSIDLRDRAQEARGWLTAGRLYYGLRQGELVDLYLQVAQDAALSTADAHLALEVFEAAGDIFFNGRWEREKAASFYRDRALPLAVSTGSREAELRLCNKLAALLAELDTPREGLEFAHGALALSVSLGHQLNERVACHRLGTLHRRLGEAELAEHFLLRALALGSWPLQPPEDSLYYLRAYRVLGDLIFHELKDPLDAAGYYQLALAAAVDLGSKRAQEQLCWRLAAVHHHFLGDRAASLAFYRQARAFASELRERRVCGRAPWTVPGPPP, encoded by the exons ATGGTCACCTCCCTGAGCCCAG GTGCTGCCCCTGGGGCACCCCTGGCCGGTGCGCCCTCTCCCAGCAAGATGGCGGGGTACCCCACAG ACCTGACCCTGCGGCTGCTGGCCGTGCGGACGAGGAGTGGACAGCCAGACCCCCAGCTCCAGGGCGTCCTGAGGAGACGCCTCAGACTGCTGGAGGGTGACAGCCGGGAGGTGGCCCTGGCTCTGGGG GAGCTGTCTGCCCGGCTGCTGTCCATCCACAGTGACCAGGACCGGCTGGTGGTGAGCTTCAAGACCTTTGAGGAGGTCCGGAAATTCTCCATCTACCACGACCTGG GCCTCACACACAGCTGTCTGGAGGGTCTGCTGGTGGATGAAGCCTTCTGGCTGGAGCCTCTGCAGGGGGCTGAGACAGCTGCCATCAGGGTGCTGGTGGACCAGGAAGCCCTGAGGCTGATGCAGGAGAGCCTGTTGGTccaggatg GGTCCTACTTCCTCCTTACGGCTGACCACCAAGTGCGCTTGGCCGCCGGCCCCCTTGGTACAGATGTGGCCTTCCGGGACCCCAGGAGGACTGTGGGGGCCGCACAGGGAGAGGAGACACCCCCAGCGgccgcccagccccccagcccctgcacaccCCCCGAGGAGGCCCCGCGGCTCCTGGCACCCTTCCATCA GATGAGGTGCTTCCTGGCTGCCAGGGAAGGATGGAAACTCACCCCCCATGTCCCATGGACCCAGCTGGGTGGCGGGCCCCCTGCACCGTTCCCTGTACCCTCCAGGTGGGCACTCAGGGGCCCCTGGGACCCCCTCGAGGACCTGCTGGGTGAGCCTGAGGCTCCGGGCACCCTGGAGCTGG CTATGGGCCTGGCCACCGCACTGACTGACTGCCAGGCCTCGGCCCCCGAGGACGTGAGCTTCTGGGCGGGTGACCAGCTGGAGTTGCTGGGCGTCCAGGTGCCCGGCCTGGCCTGGTGTCTCTGTCGCCACACGGCCTCGGGCCAGGTGGGCTTCGCAAGGACAAGTGACTTCCGGGCCCAGAGCCTCATGACAGC GCCACACGAGGACATCTTCCTCAGTGAGGAGGAGCACTGCTTCTTCAGCAAGGAGGCCAGTTTCACACAAGAGGACGCCCAGCGGCTGCTGGCCAGGACCTCGGGCGAGGTCACATCCCTGCAGTACACGCTGG ACAGACTGGAATTGGGTGAAACGGAGCCCCAGGAAGAACAAG AAACGCCCCCCGCTGGCCTGCGCCCGGACCCCCAGGAGaccctgcagagggtgaggaCCGTCCTAGAGCGCTGCCAATCCCGCTGGACGCGGCCAGAGGAGCCGGAACCCTGGGGCCTCCCCCCTGCGCCTGCCCCCAGCTCGCCCGACGCTGAGGAGCCCCCCTTCCGGCTGGACGCAGAAGCCGACTGGACGTCCCCCGAGGCCCTGGGGCCCCTGGACGCACCCGGGTGCCTGGCTGGCTTCCGCGGGCTGTACGCGCTGTGCCCGCGGGCGCTGGGGGCCGCCTTCCCGGGCCTGGACGACCGGCGACTGGCGGAGGCGCTGGCGCGGGCGCGGGTGACGGCCAAGCGGGCGGGGCTGGGCATGGCGCGGGCACGGCTGTGCTTCCTGCTGGGCGCCCTGTGTCTGCGCGGCCTCAAGCTCTCGCAGGCCCGCGTGTATCTGGACGAGGCGCTGGCCGCGCTGGCCGGACGGCCCGGGGACCCGGGGCTGCTGGCGGCCGCCTACGCCGGCCTGGCCTGGGTGCTGCTGCGGCAAAGGAACGCCGCCCGGTGTGCCCGGGTGCTGCCCAAGGCCTGGGCACTGCTGCTGGGCCTGCCGGGCCTGCGGGGGtggcccgcgccccgcgccccgctccTCGCGCTGGCCCTGCGGGCCGCCGTGGCCGCCGGCAGCCGCTGGGCCGAGACCCGGGCCTGCTTCCTGCTGGCCGCCCACCACCTGGACGCCGGGCAGCCGGAGCGGGCGAGGCCATTCTTGGAGCGGCTGGTGCTGCTGGTGCCCGTGGGGGACCCGCCCTGGACTGCTGGTGCCttcctgctcctggcggccacctACGGCCGCGAAAGCCTGCCTCGCCTGGCCCTGGCGTGTCTGCGGGCGGCCTCCCTGCGGGCCCCCCGCCCGCTGCCCGCAGCCCTTCGcggcctggccctggccctggagcACGGCCCGCCCGCCCACGCCGCCCCCTTCCTGCGGGAGGCTCTGGACGCCGGCCCGGGGCGGCCGCTGACCGGGGCTCTCTGTGCCAGCCTGGCCAGGCTGCATGCCCAGCACGGGCAGCTCGGACGGGCCGTGGCCTTCACCGTGAGGGCGGCCGAGGCCGAGACCAGCGTCCGGCGGGCCGTGGACCACCTGACAGCCCTTGCCCAGCTGCTTGTGCTCAGTGGGCGCAGCCCGGGGGCCCTGGACATCCTGGAGGCCGTCCTGGAGGCGGCGGTGGCCAGTGAGGACCAGGAGGGCGTGGTGGCCAACATGCTGGGCATCGCCCTGGCGCGGACAGGCCGGACGCAGCGGGCGGCAGAGAGCTACTACAGAGCCCTGCGGGCCGCACAGACCCAGGGCCGGCGGCGGGAGCAGGCGGTGGTGCTGGCCAACCTGGGGGCCCTGTACGAGCGCGGGGGTGCCGTGCGGCTGGGTGCCCACTGCCTGCAGGAAGCCGTCTGGCGCTTCTCGCGGCTGCCGGGTGCGGGGGCCGGCCCCGACTTCAGTCACGTCCTCCTGCGGCTTGGACGCCTCCTGGCCCGCCGGGGCCTCGTCCGCCGTGCCCAGTGCTATCACGAGTGGGCCCTCCTGGTGGCCCTGGACTCCGGCCACCTACACA GCCAGCTGCAGATGGTGCAGGCGCTGAGTCACTTCCACAGCGCCGTGCGGCCGGACGCCACGCAGAACCTGGTGTGCCTGGAGTTCCAGCTGGCGCTGGCCGGCCGGCTGGGGGACAAGGCGCTGGAAGCACGGCTGCTGGGCGCCATCGGGCAGCTGTACCTGGCGCTGGGCACCCAGAG agCCTTCCGCGCGGCGCTGGACTACACCAAGCGCGGCCTGGCCGTGTCCATCGACCTGCGCGACAGGGCCCAGGAGGCCCGCGGCTGGCTGACCGCCGGGCGGCTCTACTATGGCCTGCGGCAGGGCGAGCTGGTGGACCTGTACCTGCAG GTGGCCCAGGACGCAGCCCTGTCCACGGCTGACGCCCACCTGGCGCTGGAGGTGTTCGAGGCAGCTGGAGACATCTTCTTCAATGGGCGCTGGGAGCGGGAGAAGGCCGCGTCCTTCTACAGG GACCGGGCCCTGCCCTTGGCCGTGAGCACGGGCAGCCGGGAGGCCGAGCTGCGACTGTGCAACAAGCTGGCGGCGCTGCTGGCGGAGCTGGACACGCCGCGGGAGGGGCTGGAGTTTGCACACGGCGCCCTGGCCCTCAGCGTCAGCCTGG GGCACCAGCTGAACGAGCGAGTGGCCTGTCACCGCCTGGGGACCCTGCACCGGAGGCTGGGCGAGGCAGAGCTGGCCGAACACTTCCTGCTCCGGGCCCTGGCGCTGGGCTCCTGGCCGCTGCAGCCGCCGGAAGACTCTCTCTACTACCTCCGGGCCTACCGGGTGCTGGGAGACCTCATCTTCCACGAGCTCAAG GACCCCCTGGACGCGGCGGGGTACTACCAGCTGGCGCTGGCGGCTGCCGTGGACCTGGGCAGCAAGCGGGCACAGGAGCAACTGTGCTGGCGCCTGGCCGCCGTCCACCACCACTTCCTGGGTGACCGGGCCGCCTCCCTGGCCTTCTACCGGCAGGCCCGAGCCTTTGCCAGCGAGCTCCGGGAACGGCGCGTCTGCGGGAGGGCCCCCTGGACGGTGCCTGGGCCCCCACCCTGA
- the SH3TC1 gene encoding SH3 domain and tetratricopeptide repeat-containing protein 1 isoform X3, with protein MGPTSSLRLTTKCAWPPAPLVQMWPSGTPGGLWGPHRERRHPQRPPSPPAPAHPPRRPRGSWHPSISRWALRGPWDPLEDLLGEPEAPGTLELAMGLATALTDCQASAPEDVSFWAGDQLELLGVQVPGLAWCLCRHTASGQVGFARTSDFRAQSLMTAPHEDIFLSEEEHCFFSKEASFTQEDAQRLLARTSGEVTSLQYTLDRLELGETEPQEEQETPPAGLRPDPQETLQRVRTVLERCQSRWTRPEEPEPWGLPPAPAPSSPDAEEPPFRLDAEADWTSPEALGPLDAPGCLAGFRGLYALCPRALGAAFPGLDDRRLAEALARARVTAKRAGLGMARARLCFLLGALCLRGLKLSQARVYLDEALAALAGRPGDPGLLAAAYAGLAWVLLRQRNAARCARVLPKAWALLLGLPGLRGWPAPRAPLLALALRAAVAAGSRWAETRACFLLAAHHLDAGQPERARPFLERLVLLVPVGDPPWTAGAFLLLAATYGRESLPRLALACLRAASLRAPRPLPAALRGLALALEHGPPAHAAPFLREALDAGPGRPLTGALCASLARLHAQHGQLGRAVAFTVRAAEAETSVRRAVDHLTALAQLLVLSGRSPGALDILEAVLEAAVASEDQEGVVANMLGIALARTGRTQRAAESYYRALRAAQTQGRRREQAVVLANLGALYERGGAVRLGAHCLQEAVWRFSRLPGAGAGPDFSHVLLRLGRLLARRGLVRRAQCYHEWALLVALDSGHLHSQLQMVQALSHFHSAVRPDATQNLVCLEFQLALAGRLGDKALEARLLGAIGQLYLALGTQRAFRAALDYTKRGLAVSIDLRDRAQEARGWLTAGRLYYGLRQGELVDLYLQVAQDAALSTADAHLALEVFEAAGDIFFNGRWEREKAASFYRDRALPLAVSTGSREAELRLCNKLAALLAELDTPREGLEFAHGALALSVSLGHQLNERVACHRLGTLHRRLGEAELAEHFLLRALALGSWPLQPPEDSLYYLRAYRVLGDLIFHELKDPLDAAGYYQLALAAAVDLGSKRAQEQLCWRLAAVHHHFLGDRAASLAFYRQARAFASELRERRVCGRAPWTVPGPPP; from the exons atg GGTCCTACTTCCTCCTTACGGCTGACCACCAAGTGCGCTTGGCCGCCGGCCCCCTTGGTACAGATGTGGCCTTCCGGGACCCCAGGAGGACTGTGGGGGCCGCACAGGGAGAGGAGACACCCCCAGCGgccgcccagccccccagcccctgcacaccCCCCGAGGAGGCCCCGCGGCTCCTGGCACCCTTCCATCAGTAG GTGGGCACTCAGGGGCCCCTGGGACCCCCTCGAGGACCTGCTGGGTGAGCCTGAGGCTCCGGGCACCCTGGAGCTGG CTATGGGCCTGGCCACCGCACTGACTGACTGCCAGGCCTCGGCCCCCGAGGACGTGAGCTTCTGGGCGGGTGACCAGCTGGAGTTGCTGGGCGTCCAGGTGCCCGGCCTGGCCTGGTGTCTCTGTCGCCACACGGCCTCGGGCCAGGTGGGCTTCGCAAGGACAAGTGACTTCCGGGCCCAGAGCCTCATGACAGC GCCACACGAGGACATCTTCCTCAGTGAGGAGGAGCACTGCTTCTTCAGCAAGGAGGCCAGTTTCACACAAGAGGACGCCCAGCGGCTGCTGGCCAGGACCTCGGGCGAGGTCACATCCCTGCAGTACACGCTGG ACAGACTGGAATTGGGTGAAACGGAGCCCCAGGAAGAACAAG AAACGCCCCCCGCTGGCCTGCGCCCGGACCCCCAGGAGaccctgcagagggtgaggaCCGTCCTAGAGCGCTGCCAATCCCGCTGGACGCGGCCAGAGGAGCCGGAACCCTGGGGCCTCCCCCCTGCGCCTGCCCCCAGCTCGCCCGACGCTGAGGAGCCCCCCTTCCGGCTGGACGCAGAAGCCGACTGGACGTCCCCCGAGGCCCTGGGGCCCCTGGACGCACCCGGGTGCCTGGCTGGCTTCCGCGGGCTGTACGCGCTGTGCCCGCGGGCGCTGGGGGCCGCCTTCCCGGGCCTGGACGACCGGCGACTGGCGGAGGCGCTGGCGCGGGCGCGGGTGACGGCCAAGCGGGCGGGGCTGGGCATGGCGCGGGCACGGCTGTGCTTCCTGCTGGGCGCCCTGTGTCTGCGCGGCCTCAAGCTCTCGCAGGCCCGCGTGTATCTGGACGAGGCGCTGGCCGCGCTGGCCGGACGGCCCGGGGACCCGGGGCTGCTGGCGGCCGCCTACGCCGGCCTGGCCTGGGTGCTGCTGCGGCAAAGGAACGCCGCCCGGTGTGCCCGGGTGCTGCCCAAGGCCTGGGCACTGCTGCTGGGCCTGCCGGGCCTGCGGGGGtggcccgcgccccgcgccccgctccTCGCGCTGGCCCTGCGGGCCGCCGTGGCCGCCGGCAGCCGCTGGGCCGAGACCCGGGCCTGCTTCCTGCTGGCCGCCCACCACCTGGACGCCGGGCAGCCGGAGCGGGCGAGGCCATTCTTGGAGCGGCTGGTGCTGCTGGTGCCCGTGGGGGACCCGCCCTGGACTGCTGGTGCCttcctgctcctggcggccacctACGGCCGCGAAAGCCTGCCTCGCCTGGCCCTGGCGTGTCTGCGGGCGGCCTCCCTGCGGGCCCCCCGCCCGCTGCCCGCAGCCCTTCGcggcctggccctggccctggagcACGGCCCGCCCGCCCACGCCGCCCCCTTCCTGCGGGAGGCTCTGGACGCCGGCCCGGGGCGGCCGCTGACCGGGGCTCTCTGTGCCAGCCTGGCCAGGCTGCATGCCCAGCACGGGCAGCTCGGACGGGCCGTGGCCTTCACCGTGAGGGCGGCCGAGGCCGAGACCAGCGTCCGGCGGGCCGTGGACCACCTGACAGCCCTTGCCCAGCTGCTTGTGCTCAGTGGGCGCAGCCCGGGGGCCCTGGACATCCTGGAGGCCGTCCTGGAGGCGGCGGTGGCCAGTGAGGACCAGGAGGGCGTGGTGGCCAACATGCTGGGCATCGCCCTGGCGCGGACAGGCCGGACGCAGCGGGCGGCAGAGAGCTACTACAGAGCCCTGCGGGCCGCACAGACCCAGGGCCGGCGGCGGGAGCAGGCGGTGGTGCTGGCCAACCTGGGGGCCCTGTACGAGCGCGGGGGTGCCGTGCGGCTGGGTGCCCACTGCCTGCAGGAAGCCGTCTGGCGCTTCTCGCGGCTGCCGGGTGCGGGGGCCGGCCCCGACTTCAGTCACGTCCTCCTGCGGCTTGGACGCCTCCTGGCCCGCCGGGGCCTCGTCCGCCGTGCCCAGTGCTATCACGAGTGGGCCCTCCTGGTGGCCCTGGACTCCGGCCACCTACACA GCCAGCTGCAGATGGTGCAGGCGCTGAGTCACTTCCACAGCGCCGTGCGGCCGGACGCCACGCAGAACCTGGTGTGCCTGGAGTTCCAGCTGGCGCTGGCCGGCCGGCTGGGGGACAAGGCGCTGGAAGCACGGCTGCTGGGCGCCATCGGGCAGCTGTACCTGGCGCTGGGCACCCAGAG agCCTTCCGCGCGGCGCTGGACTACACCAAGCGCGGCCTGGCCGTGTCCATCGACCTGCGCGACAGGGCCCAGGAGGCCCGCGGCTGGCTGACCGCCGGGCGGCTCTACTATGGCCTGCGGCAGGGCGAGCTGGTGGACCTGTACCTGCAG GTGGCCCAGGACGCAGCCCTGTCCACGGCTGACGCCCACCTGGCGCTGGAGGTGTTCGAGGCAGCTGGAGACATCTTCTTCAATGGGCGCTGGGAGCGGGAGAAGGCCGCGTCCTTCTACAGG GACCGGGCCCTGCCCTTGGCCGTGAGCACGGGCAGCCGGGAGGCCGAGCTGCGACTGTGCAACAAGCTGGCGGCGCTGCTGGCGGAGCTGGACACGCCGCGGGAGGGGCTGGAGTTTGCACACGGCGCCCTGGCCCTCAGCGTCAGCCTGG GGCACCAGCTGAACGAGCGAGTGGCCTGTCACCGCCTGGGGACCCTGCACCGGAGGCTGGGCGAGGCAGAGCTGGCCGAACACTTCCTGCTCCGGGCCCTGGCGCTGGGCTCCTGGCCGCTGCAGCCGCCGGAAGACTCTCTCTACTACCTCCGGGCCTACCGGGTGCTGGGAGACCTCATCTTCCACGAGCTCAAG GACCCCCTGGACGCGGCGGGGTACTACCAGCTGGCGCTGGCGGCTGCCGTGGACCTGGGCAGCAAGCGGGCACAGGAGCAACTGTGCTGGCGCCTGGCCGCCGTCCACCACCACTTCCTGGGTGACCGGGCCGCCTCCCTGGCCTTCTACCGGCAGGCCCGAGCCTTTGCCAGCGAGCTCCGGGAACGGCGCGTCTGCGGGAGGGCCCCCTGGACGGTGCCTGGGCCCCCACCCTGA